From Magnolia sinica isolate HGM2019 chromosome 13, MsV1, whole genome shotgun sequence, one genomic window encodes:
- the LOC131222644 gene encoding tubulin alpha-5 chain: MREIISIHIGQAGIQVGNSCWELYCLEHGIQPDGLMPSDTTVGYGHDAFNTFFSETGSGKHVPRAIFVDLEPTVIDEVRTGTYRQLFHPEQLISGKEDAANNFARGHYTIGKEIVDLCLDRVRKLADNCTGLQGFLVFSAVGGGTGSGLGSLLLERLSVDYGKKSKLGFTIYPSPQVSTAVVEPYNSVLSTHSLLEHTDVSVLLDNEAIYDICRRSLDIERPTYTNLNRLISQIISSLTTSLRFDGAINVDITEFQTNLVPYPRIHFMLSSYAPVISAEKAFHEQLSVPEITNAVFEPSSMMAKCDPRHGKYMACCLMYRGDVVPKDVNAAVATIKTKRTVQFVDWCPTGFKCGINYQPPTVVPGGDLAKVQRAVCMISNNTAVAEVFSRIDHKFDLMYAKRAFVHWYVGEGMEEGEFSEAREDLAALEKDYEEVGAEGVDDDVDEGEDY; encoded by the exons atgagagagATTATCAGCATCCACATCGGGCAAGCCGGAATTCAGGTCGGGAATTCGTGCTGGGAGCTCTATTGCCTAGAGCATGGAATTCAACCGGATGGACTGATGCCGAG TGATACTACAGTAGGTTATGGACATGATGCTTTTAATACCTTCTTCAGCGAGACTGGCTCTGGCAAGCATGTTCCAAGAGCTATATTTGTTGATCTGGAGCCCACTGTCATTGATGAAGTTAGAACTGGCACGTATAGGCAACTTTTCCATCCAGAGCAGCTTATTTCGGGCAAGGAAGATGCTGCCAACAATTTTGCGAGAGGACATTATACTA TTGGGAAGGAAATTGTAGATCTATGCCTTGACCGGGTGAGAAAATTAGCAGACAACTGCACTGGTTTGCAAGGCTTTTTGGTTTTTAGTGCTGTTGGTGGCGGCACTGGATCAGGTTTGGGTTCCTTATTGTTGGAACGGTTGTCTGTGGATTACGGGAAAAAGTCAAAGCTTGGGTTCACCATTTATCCTTCTCCACAG GTTTCTACAGCTGTTGTGGAGCCTTATAACAGTGTGCTTTCCACTCATTCCCTCCTTGAACACACAGATGTTTCAGTTCTTTTGGACAATGAGGCTATTTATGATATTTGCAGGAGATCCCTAGACATTGAGAGACCAACTTACACCAATCTGAATAGGTTGATATCTCAGATTATATCATCATTGACTACTTCATTGAGATTTGATGGAGCAATCAATGTCGACATTACAGAGTTTCAGACCAATCTCGTGCCGTATCCCCGAATCCACTTCATGCTTTCCTCGTATGCTCCTGTTATCTCTGCTGAGAAAGCATTCCATGAACAGCTATCTGTTCCTGAAATTACAAACGCAGTTTTTGAGCCTTCAAGCATGATGGCGAAATGTGATCCGAGGCATGGGAAGTACATGGCCTGCTGTTTAATGTACCGTGGAGATGTCGTTCCCAAGGATGTGAATGCTGCCGTTGCAACTATTAAAACCAAACGAACTGTTCAGTTTGTTGACTG GTGCCCAACTGGTTTCAAGTGCGGAATCAACTATCAGCCTCCAACAGTGGTCCCAGGAGGTGACCTAGCCAAGGTCCAGCGGGCAGTCTGCATGATCAGCAACAACACAGCGGTGGCTGAAGTGTTTTCTCGCATCGACCACAAGTTCGACCTTATGTACGCCAAGCGCGCGTTTGTCCACTGGTATGTTGGGGAAGGGATGGAAGAAGGTGAGTTCTCAGAGGCACGCGAGGATTTGGCTGCTCTTGAGAAGGATTATGAGGAGGTAGGAGCAGAAGGTGTTGATGATGACGTGGATGAGGGTGAAGATTATTGA
- the LOC131222646 gene encoding ethylene-responsive transcription factor ERN1-like, which produces MELQFQQRQQQQQQQQPPQQEILVGKGSKFRGRSKSHSSSNNKFVGVRQRPSGRWVAEIKDTTQKIRMWLGTFETAEEAARAYDEAACLLRGSNTRTNFITQVSSNSPLASRIRNLLNHKKHQKQQSPTPTTTSSTSTNTTTTSSSGTSSCISRTLSHDTNEMTQLSDNDYRPDLSNCSEEFDLGSSRSDLSWVLEPGLDRFPFAPDALELSKQTFLPENVDSETAEFERMKVERQISASLYAIHGVHEYLETVHDPTTEAFWDLPPLCQLFCQT; this is translated from the coding sequence ATGGAACTCCAATTCCAACAGCggcaacaacagcaacaacaacaacaaccacccCAACAAGAGATATTAGTTGGTAAAGGCAGCAAATTCAGGGGAAGAAGCAAAagccacagcagcagcaacaacaagtTTGTTGGTGTGAGGCAGAGGCCATCTGGGAGATGGGTGGCTGAGATCAAGGACACAACACAAAAGATAAGGATGTGGCTTGGAACCTTTGAGACCGCTGAAGAAGCTGCGCGGGCTTACGACGAGGCCGCCTGCCTTCTCCGTGGGTCCAACACTCGCACCAACTTCATCACCCAAGTCTCCTCCAATTCGCCACTTGCTTCTCGCATTCGCAATCTCCTCAATCACAAAAAACACCAAAAACAACAATCCCCCACTCCCACTACCACTTCGAGTACTAGTACTAATACTACTACCACTAGTAGCAGTGGTACGAGTTCTTGTATAAGCAGGACTCTTTCTCATGACACGAATGAAATGACCCAACTCTCTGATAATGATTATAGACCGGATTTGAGTAATTGCAGTGAAGAATTTGATTTGGGTTCTTCACGGTCTGATCTATCGTGGGTCCTTGAACCCGGGCTTGATCGGTTTCCATTCGCCCCAGACGCTTTGGAATTGTCGAAGCAAACGTTCTTGCCGGAGAACGTGGATTCGGAGACGGCAGAATTCGAACGTATGAAGGTGGAGAGACAGATATCGGCATCGCTGTATGCGATCCATGGTGTTCATGAGTACTTGGAGACTGTCCATGATCCTACAACAGAGGCGTTTTGGGACCTACCCCCTCTGTGCCAGTTGTTCTGCCAAACCTGA